The genome window aacatacaccttagccaaatacatttaaattcagtttttcacatttcctgacatttaaattcCCTGTCAattaaattccctgtcttaggtcagttatgatcaccactttattataagaatgtgaaatttcagaataatagtagagagaatgatttgtttcagcgtttatttctttcatcacattcccagtgggtcagaagttacatacactcaattagtagcattgcctttaaattgtttaacttgggttaaacgtttcgggaagccttcctcaagcttcccacaataagtttggtgaatttcggcccattcctcctgacagagctggtgtaactgagtcaggtttgtaggccttcttgctcgcacatgctttttcagttctgccaacacattttctataggattgaggtcagggctttgtgatggccactccaataccttgactttgttgtccttaagccattttgccacaactttggaagtatgcttggggtcattgtccatttggaagacccatttgcgaccaagctttaacttcctgactgatgtcttgagatgttgcttcaatatatccacataattgtcctgcctcatgatgccatctattttgtgaagtgcaccagtccctcctgaagcaaagcaaccccacaacatgatgctgccactgtgttcttcggcttgcaagcctcgccCTTTTTCCTCTGAACATAAtgatgttcattatggccaaacagttctatttttgtttcatcggaccagaggacatttctccaaaaagtacgatctttgtccccatgtgcagttgcaaaccatagtctggcttttttatggcggttttggagcagtggcttcttccttgctgagtggcctttcaggttatgccgatataggactcgttttactgtggatataaatacttttgtacctgtttcctccagcatcttcacaaggtcctttgctgttgttctgggattgatttgcacttttcgcaccaaagtacgtttatctctaggagacaaaatgcgtctccttcctgagaggtatgacggctacgtggttccatggtgtttatacttgcgtacgattgtttgtacagattaacgtggtaccttcaggtgtttggaaatttctcccaaggatgaaccagacttgtggaggtctacagtttttttctgaggtcttggctgatttcttttgattttcccatgatgtcaagcaaacagGCACTGAGTTTCGAAGGTAAGCCTtgcaatatatccacaggtacacctccaattgactcgaatgatgtcaattagcctatcagaagtttctaaatccatgacatcattttctggaattgtccaagctgtttaaaggcacagtcaacttagtgtatgtaaacttctgacgcactgaaattgtgatacagtgaattataagtgaaataatctgtctgtaaacaattgttgaaaaattacttgtgtcatgcacaaagtagatgtcctcaccgacacccccccaaaactatagtttgttaacaagatatttgtggagtggttgaaaaacaagttttaatgactccaacctaagtgtatgtaaacttccgacttcaactgtatgtcaatACAAACCACAAATAAATCATTTTCAAATAAAAGTGACAATCTGGGTAGGGCAATACAGTGTTTTAATTCTAGACTGTATTGCTTTTATCACTGTTCCGCCTCAAACACAACAATGTCCAGCATCCAATGGGATACCAGACTCTTTCCCTGTAGCCTACAGCTGTTGGGGGAAGCTTGCGCTGGGGTCCACTGCACTTCCTCTTTCAAACAAATACTTTTCAACATCTGAATGGCAAAATTCAATACATGGAAGGCTAATATTGTTGTGGATTTGGTAGTTCCTGGTGGAATTTCAGAAAATAGTCCCAACTGAGTGCCATACAGCAATGCACTGCAAATATGTATGCAGCATATGTCACACACCAAAACCTACTGTAATCTTGTGCTGGACCACAGACATTTTACCAGATTCCATTGAAACCAATACATATGCTGAGGTATACTGCAAACACAGTAAGCTAAAGGCTATTGAAACACTTGATCatgagaaaaacacacacatcgAATCACATTAGGTTTACCTTGTTTGGTAAACTAAAAAACATGTTGAGGTACAAGCGACAAAAATATTCCCATAAAGATAAGCCCTACAGTACTTTCATATATTTCAAAAATTATTATTTTAAAGTTAAGGGAGATGACTGATTTATGGTACTGCCTgcaaatgtaataatgtaatacatCTCCTTATCTTCAATTCATGCATGTGTGCATATAGTCACCAACATAATGAAATTAACTGAACctgaaggggagagagcctgTTTTACTGACTGTATACCGTTGTTTGATTGATGAAATCTTTGGAAGTAACTTGTTGTAGGATGGAGGGATCCGGGTTGGTCAGCAGTATTCTGCCACAAAGTACTCCTTTCTTATAGCCATATGATACACCTTCCTCTTACATTTCTAAACATCTCAGAGTCCAACCAGGTGAGCCTGTTTAGGCCCTTATTTGAGTTTACTTTTTATAAACAGCAGAAGTGTCATAATAAGGGTCTCTCCACCATACATTACTCAGTCCACTGAAATGGTTCTCCATACTTactatagtagctacagtatatgTTCAAGATGGGCAAAGGACTAATTTTCTCATATCACAGTAAAGTATAGTACAGTGAGGGTTTTGGTTGAAGGAGGCATGTCCCCTGCCATGTCTTTATATTGTACTGCTGCTCAAACTTGTCACTCTGGAGCAAGAGCAATTAAGGATGTATGATTCATCTGAACCCTCATTGCAGTCTGGAGGTTTGGTCACCAAGTGACATTAAGCACTCTGGACTAGCTCATTGTGAACGTCGTCCTTGGGGCCTTCAGCAGTGGATCTCATATGCAATTTGTGAGTCGAGGAACAAGCCTGTGTGATTCAGAAACAAGCCCTCCGACTCGGCTGTCACCGGCTCTGCCTCCCCGCCCTCCCCTGCCATCCTTCTCATTGTCCGTATATCCGGCTCTATCTGGGGCTTTGTGGGAGACAGTGCTTCCTGCTGTTGGTACCCCAGAGTGGTGGTAGTGGATGTGGTGGAAGGTGGGAGGACGGGTTTAGCCCGGTTCAGAACATACATCTCGTGCCCGCGCTCATCCCGATACTCCTCCAGCTGGGCAAAGGTTGTTGGTCCGTCCGAGTAATCATTGACATACAGGATGCTTTCCTCCTTGTCATCTGTGTCCTTCTGCCGATGGCGTTGTCGGCTGTAGATCATGGCCACCAGGAGAAGAGCTGTGAGGGCCAGCAGGGAGATCCCTATGGCAATGGCAGTCTGAGTAGCAGCTCCCAGTGCGCTGAAGGCCATGCTGCCAAGGGCGTACAAGGGCTCTCGACTCACGTCTGACGACGTCGGCCGATTGGAGCGCAGACGAGGCCAGGATGGAGCGTAGGAGGCAGGGGACCAACTGGACGAGGACGAAGAGTTGATTGCGAGCTGAAAGGTCACACGGGCCACCCCTCCAGCGTTCCAGGCTTCACACTCATACAGCCCGGCGTGAGCCACTGTCACGTTGCTAAGGAACAGCATCCCACTGCCAGTGTCTGGATCGAAACGCTCCCCATCCTCCTTCTGGAGTCTCACCCGTCCTGCAGCTGGATGTATTGCATCGTCAGCCCCCACAGTCCCTACACCGCCCAGGTCCTGCACCAGCCCCCGAGGGGAGAGCTGCACCTTACCCTGGGAAGCCTTCCTCCAGGTGACCTGCGGCCGGGGGTAACCAGATGCATGGCAGGAGACGCGCATGCTCTCCCCCAGGCGCACGGCCAGGCGGCGGGGTTCCAGCTGAACCAGAGGGGGGATGCACACCAGGCTGTTAAGAGGCACCTCCACCAGGCTGAGGTGGGAGAGGCGGGGTGGCTCAGAACAGACAAGGCGCCGCTCGGCCGAGCTCAGCAGGCGCTGGCCCTCCTCATCGATCCAGCTGCGCAGCCAGTGCAGGGCACAGTCGCAACGCCAAGGATTGTCTACAGTAGGAAATTATAATTTGACGGGGGGGTGTGGCAAAGTCAACAAAGGGGAATAGAAAGGATGCAACACAACATTGAGACAATTAAGACAAAACATTTGAAAGAGGTCATTCTATTTGAAGAACAAGGTCAATATATTTACTGTAGGCTTCTTTTTTGGTCCCACAGCCCTACCCCAAATCCTGTCCTTTGGCCCTCACCTGTGACACGCAGCACCTGCAGGCTGACGAGGGGCCGCAGGGTGGCAGGGCCAATGGTGTGCAGGTTATTCCGGCTGAGGTCAAGCAGGGCCAGAGAGGACATACCAACTAGAGCTTGGTCTCCCAGAATCTCAATGCTATTCTGCTGCAGGTGAAGCTCTTGAAGACGCTATGGAAGCAGAGATTGTAATCATTATTAGGAATGAATAGTGATATAATGTAGAGGAAGTGGTTTAAGTTGAAGCGTCGATTGTTGTGGTGGAACTCTAGATGATTATCAGGACAAACAGTCTGTTTACAAGGGGGGAGGGGAACACTAGCATTGGTTTGACAAAACATTAACTGAGTTACTGATAATAAGGTGACTGACCTGTAGGCCTCTGAAGGTATAGTCCTGTAGGCGAGTGATGTCATTTCCTGCCAGGTAGAGGATGCGGAGGTGCTCCAGGCCCCTGAACATGTCTGCTGTGACCAGGTGGATGCGGTTCCCGTTAAGGGCCAGCTCCAGAAGCTGACCCTGGCTCTGGAAGGCCCCGGGCTCCAGTGCTGAGATACTGTTGTTCTGCAGATACAGGTAGTGCAGACGGCCCAGCTGGGAGAGGTCTGACAGACGGATCTGCCCGATAGCATTGTCCTGAAGGAAGATGGTCTAATTGGAATAGATGGGCATATTAACAATAAGCATAACTCCATATGTAAACGCTAACAAGAGTAGGTACGCCTGAGTGAGTGTATGGATGATTCAAGCATGGCTATATTGTGTTGTGGGTGGTATCTGGGAAACAGACATGTAGACATATTGAGTCAATGCTAACCTGTGTAGAAGCTGGGATGTGTGAGGGGATGTCCCGGAGGCCCATAGAGCCACACTCTACAGTCAGGCTGTAGCAGCGACATCCCACTGGACAGCCAATGGATGGGAGAGCGTGGAGAGATAATATCAGGATAGCCAGAAGAGAGAAGGCCATCGCACCAATAGGACAGAGATCctagaaagagacagacagattgaggaaagagaaatggaggtttaagcagtgtttcccaactccagtcctccagtatctctaacagtacacatttttgttAAAGCCTCagacaaacacacctgattcgACTCATATAGGGCTTGATGAtaagttgacaagttgaatcaggtgtgtttgtccGGTGATTCAATAAAAAttggtactgttgggggtactggtggGGGTACTGGTGGACTGGAGTTGGGACATTGGTTTAGAGAGGGCATGGTAAAACTGGTTAAAGTAACAAagaaatatatactttttttttacaatatcCCAATCTGGTCATTTGTATATGTCATTGTGAACTCAAAGGGGACATACTTGCGAACATAAGCAACCATTTAAATGCAAACAGTTTCTCCTGCTCAAAATATGTATCAGCCAATTAAAATCGTTGATTTACTTGCACGTGGCAGAATGCAAAATTGTAGCCGGTCCAGTCAGATAAAATGGCACGTTAGCCCTATGCTATGTGGTTACACTTACATTTAGCCTTACAACATTTTATAGGCTATGAATTATGATAATCATCCACTTTGTCACATGCGTTCTGAATTGAGCATCAAGGACCGGCAGTAAAAAAAAGAATCCTCAACAAAAAGGCTTGATGTGAGGTGGGCCTCAAACCCATGGTTAAAGTGCACTATTGATTTCGAGTCAACCCAAATGTGTGCCACCTAAAAGCGATGTTGATAATAGTAGCCTACATGACTGCTATTTGACAAGTGCATAAGGCTCTTCATTTTTTTAACAATATATGATAAACTGACATAAACATATTTATATATTGTTTTACATAAAAGCACAtgttcttttgcaccccagtatctctacttgcacatcatcatctgcacatctatcactccagtattaatgctaaattgtaattatttcacctctatggcctatttattgccttacctccctactcttctacatttgcacacactgtacatagatttttctattttacttttctattgtgttattgactgtacgtttgtttatgtgtaactctgtgttgttgtttttgtcacactgctttgctttatcttggccaggttgcagttgtaaatgaaaacttgttctcaactggcctacctggttaaataaaggtgaaataaaataaaaaataaaaaaaaataaacatggaTGTGTGTGAAAcagattaaaaaaaaactttggaaTTTGTCAAGTATAAAAATGTTGTCTAACGCTGGTAGTAATTAGTAGCCTAGTCAAGGACGCATCAATGCAATATTTACAGACAACGTTTTGTTACAGACCAATGGAACAAAAGTAATCCTTGAATTTGTTAGCTTAAAATGTCCCTATAGTGGCCCAGGTTGACCTATTTTAAGAAATGCCATTGGTTGGTGGATATAAAGTCTAAGATCTTTGATAGGCTGATGGAGAATTTGTTCCAGGATATAATCACTGCCACCCACTACAATTTAGTATTCCGTCACGTGCAAGTAAATCAACGATTTCAATTAGCTGATACCCATTTTGAGCGGAAAAAAAAATGTTCTGCCCGAGTGCATAAACAAAATGCAAGTGCCAGCACTCATGTTACATGCTGACACAATACAGTGTCACGTAAGAATCAGATCAGAAAAAAGAGCAGTTTATTACATGGATGTTGCTTTCTATGATGTTAATCCAGGTTGCTTCTGGGCTGACTTCTCCAGACTGTCAATAATAATAGTTTGGTCTTTTTAAATGACTACTCTATCAATTACTGTATTTTCTATGCATCTTACATGTAAGGCATGCTATACTTGTATGTTGCTTCGGATGATGACTGTAAAAACAAATGTCACAAACAAATTGGAGGGAAATGAACTGTGTCACTTCAGTAGGCTAATTAAGCAAAGGATCACTTAATTTTCACAAACTGATTAGGCACGCTAAAACGATATTGAGGAGTCTTTATTAGGAAGATTCCATTGCCTGCTCTCCAAACATAAGCTGCTGCTGCAGGCAGCTGTGGAAGTACAGGCTTGTGTTGAAAAGATAAGCACAACATTTCCTTGGAGAAGATGAGGTCAACTCCAGACAGTGACCAGGCAGTGAGCATCTTCCTCTAATAAGCCTGACATCTAGCAAGGGCCTGGAGGCATTCATGAGGAGCGGTGATGTAGCTCCAGGGGAATAGGCTATGCAGAATCCATGGTGGTATTGATATGTTTTGTAAAAGAAGCCTATCATGGCCATGCCTCGAAGATCTGATGCTCCTGACTTCATAGCACTGATTGCATATGAGAGGCCTTTTGGGGGTTGTAGCCCATTGTAACTGCAATAAGTCAGAGGATGAGAATATGCCAAAAATGAATCATAGCAGATAATTATTTATATCTAGGCCTAGACAGATGGCTACACAACCACCACTTACAACTAATGTATGATAATATGAACACTAATAATGTTGTTACTAGGCCTACTGCTAATAAGTAATAATATATAATGAATAATGGTCATGCGTTGTTATATCATAATTACTCACACGATTCCTCTTATTTATATTGTGTAGGCTGATAATTTAGCCTAcaataatacactaccacattaaaTCAATATCTAATACAACCTACACTGTGATAAAAACGACTAAACATTAGAatacacactgccctgtccacaATATATCAccgttttttaaagaaaaagagGCACCATCGGTGGGCACATACCAGATAAGGATGTAGAGATGCGCTATACAATTACAATCGCCCAGATTTCGAATGGATCCGCACGGAAGAGCGCGTTATTATTTTGATGGGAATCACATATATATCGTATATATTGGTAGGTTAAAATCATATTCTAACGGGATCTCCTCGGTAAAAGACACATCCGACGTTTTGAACACATTGTCCAAGGCTACTGTCGAGCCATTATTATGGCACAGGGCCCCGCAATTAAATAGGCTAAAGAACAATAACCGATACGTGAAGGCTACAGTATACCGCCACACTCCAAAATAGAAGCTTCAAGCCGACAGACATGTATTCCAAAAAAATGAACAATTATTTTGATGAATCAGGATTTCTCCTTTTTCATCCTATGTTATCTTGTCAACCTTCTTGCGCTCGCACGGTGTCATCCAATTCACTACGTTCCTCGTCTCTAgcccctccctttctctatcaAATGGATCACTTAACAGCGTTACAGTTGAATTGTTAACACTTGCTTTGTTTCCTTCTTGCCTTCTGTTTTCTGTGATCTGTTCCAGACGTTCCTATCAAATAAATAGCTTGGAACCCACTTTCTATGCCTTGTTTCTAAATCACATACAAACGCGCGCAGGCTTACAGCGTTTctcaaactcggtcctcgggaccccTGTGGGGTGCACGTTttttttttgccctaacactacacagctgattgaaatgatcaaagaatgatgtttcgttgattatttgaattagctgtgtagtgctagggcaaaaaccagagtttgggaaaccctggacCATCCTTTCCCTTAGTCCTGTGTTTTTTTTCCGTTATGGTAACAGTGTCTTCATCACTAAAAGCTTAATCAACATTATTGCaatataataacaatactactatCTGATCCATTTTaatgaggaggggaaggaggattgTAACCATTAGGATTTAGGATAGTAGGTAGTAATCCATGACTGGATGCTTATATTCCTTCATGATAGACAAATACAATGAGTGCGTAATGTGATCAGTGATATTAACTAGTTTAAATGCATGAGGTGTTTCTCAATATAGGGCCATTTTGTGGCACAATGAGCTTATGTGACAAACACTGTGAGTAGGGATAAACACAACACAAATATCCCTGGATCCAAGGGCAAATTAGGTGGTGTCTTAGAGTTTCAGGATATTGAGACAAAAGGCCATTTTTAGGCACACGAAAAATGTCCACTACTGTATAGGGGACTGGGGTCACCTGCTGGTAAGATTGAGGAAGCTATCCAGATCAATAAAGGTGGTTGTGTTCTCGACAGGAGCAGG of Oncorhynchus gorbuscha isolate QuinsamMale2020 ecotype Even-year linkage group LG15, OgorEven_v1.0, whole genome shotgun sequence contains these proteins:
- the LOC123997518 gene encoding leucine-rich repeat-containing protein 24-like, translating into MAFSLLAILILSLHALPSIGCPVGCRCYSLTVECGSMGLRDIPSHIPASTQTIFLQDNAIGQIRLSDLSQLGRLHYLYLQNNSISALEPGAFQSQGQLLELALNGNRIHLVTADMFRGLEHLRILYLAGNDITRLQDYTFRGLQRLQELHLQQNSIEILGDQALVGMSSLALLDLSRNNLHTIGPATLRPLVSLQVLRVTDNPWRCDCALHWLRSWIDEEGQRLLSSAERRLVCSEPPRLSHLSLVEVPLNSLVCIPPLVQLEPRRLAVRLGESMRVSCHASGYPRPQVTWRKASQGKVQLSPRGLVQDLGGVGTVGADDAIHPAAGRVRLQKEDGERFDPDTGSGMLFLSNVTVAHAGLYECEAWNAGGVARVTFQLAINSSSSSSWSPASYAPSWPRLRSNRPTSSDVSREPLYALGSMAFSALGAATQTAIAIGISLLALTALLLVAMIYSRQRHRQKDTDDKEESILYVNDYSDGPTTFAQLEEYRDERGHEMYVLNRAKPVLPPSTTSTTTTLGYQQQEALSPTKPQIEPDIRTMRRMAGEGGEAEPVTAESEGLFLNHTGLFLDSQIAYEIHC